Proteins from one Gimesia maris genomic window:
- a CDS encoding mannitol dehydrogenase family protein: MQLNQQNLTQLPAELNLPTYDRSQIKAGIVHVGVGGFHRSHEAYYTDELLRTGNGSDWGICGVGLREADRKIATTLQEQDYLYTLIIKHPDGLVQNRVIGSLVGFLLGCDDAMAVIEQMASPDTRIVSLTITEGGYNVDPASGEFDANNADVLHDVQNPMQPRLVFGYLTAALRLRRERGLPAFTVQSCDNIQHNGDLTQKMLLGFARLQDADLAKWIEDEVCFPNAMVDRITPVTTPADLEYLEQQCGVQDGWPVNCEPFCQWIIEENFSSGRPEWEQVGAQFVADVTPYETMKLRLLNAGHSVLGLPGAVYGYQTIDQTIGDDLFAAFLRGFFDQEATPVLDAVEGIDLELYKDTLIERFGNPNIKDNLARICLGSSSKLPVFLFPTIRKNLDQGGPIAHAVLVIAAWCYYSDKHTDRHGNELDVVDEKKVALHEAARKTVTDPLAFIRLKSVFGDLVDNARFAETYQKMLTQIYSNPDVTILMRQVTN; the protein is encoded by the coding sequence ATGCAATTGAATCAACAGAACCTCACGCAACTCCCCGCGGAATTAAATCTGCCGACCTATGATCGCTCGCAGATCAAGGCCGGCATCGTCCATGTTGGCGTAGGCGGGTTTCATCGCTCACACGAAGCGTATTACACCGATGAACTGCTGCGTACGGGGAACGGATCTGACTGGGGAATCTGTGGCGTCGGTCTGCGGGAAGCAGATCGCAAGATAGCAACCACGCTTCAGGAACAGGATTACCTCTACACGCTCATCATCAAACATCCCGATGGATTGGTGCAGAATCGGGTGATCGGATCGCTGGTCGGATTTTTGCTCGGTTGTGATGATGCGATGGCAGTCATAGAGCAGATGGCAAGTCCCGACACAAGGATCGTTTCATTAACGATCACCGAAGGGGGCTACAACGTTGACCCCGCCAGTGGTGAGTTCGATGCGAACAACGCAGATGTACTTCACGACGTCCAGAACCCAATGCAACCCCGCCTGGTATTTGGTTACCTGACAGCAGCACTGCGATTGAGACGCGAACGCGGGTTACCTGCATTCACTGTCCAATCGTGTGACAACATCCAGCATAACGGAGACCTGACTCAAAAAATGCTACTCGGCTTTGCCCGGCTGCAAGATGCGGACCTTGCGAAGTGGATTGAAGACGAAGTCTGCTTCCCCAATGCAATGGTGGATCGAATCACTCCGGTAACCACTCCCGCCGATCTCGAGTACCTGGAACAACAATGCGGCGTTCAAGATGGCTGGCCAGTCAATTGTGAGCCGTTCTGTCAGTGGATTATTGAAGAGAACTTCTCCAGCGGGCGACCCGAGTGGGAACAGGTCGGCGCACAATTCGTTGCTGATGTCACTCCCTACGAAACGATGAAGCTGCGGTTGCTCAATGCCGGCCATTCCGTGCTTGGTCTGCCAGGGGCTGTCTACGGCTATCAAACCATTGACCAGACCATCGGCGACGATCTCTTTGCTGCATTCTTAAGAGGGTTCTTCGATCAAGAAGCGACGCCAGTGCTGGATGCAGTCGAAGGTATCGACCTGGAGCTATATAAAGACACTTTGATCGAACGTTTTGGCAATCCCAACATCAAAGACAATCTGGCCCGGATCTGTCTGGGGAGCTCAAGTAAGCTGCCCGTCTTTTTATTCCCCACGATTCGCAAGAACTTAGATCAAGGCGGCCCAATTGCGCATGCGGTGCTCGTGATCGCTGCATGGTGCTATTACAGTGATAAGCATACGGATCGTCACGGTAACGAACTTGATGTGGTTGATGAAAAGAAAGTGGCATTGCACGAAGCAGCCAGAAAAACGGTCACCGACCCACTCGCCTTCATCAGGCTCAAATCCGTATTTGGCGATCTCGTTGACAACGCTCGTTTTGCTGAGACCTATCAGAAAATGCTGACACAAATCTATAGCAACCCTGACGTGACTATCCTGATGCGACAGGTTACGAATTAA
- a CDS encoding anti-phage deoxyguanosine triphosphatase, translated as MEDHWILRRREDEEGHPRKTFNDPDSENFESQFLRDKARIIHSSAFRRLQSKTQVFSLGDSDFYRTRLTHSLEVAQIGASIASHLRFSSPLDQLSTLIPSNSLIEAVCLAHDLGHPPYGHGGEYSLNKHMHQNGGFEGNGQTLRIVCRLGEFSDHHGLDLTRRTLLGLLKYPATHSQVANYEKLQNHSDDSPSKLSLYGPPKCIHDDDADLLEWILQPFSASDKAILSEIKTKPGGHAKTVRKSFDTSIMELADDIAYGVHDLEDAIALGLVSQKIWNAEVMEQIQSFEDSYLADVVTRYTEKLFSGSHKQLKHGISNIVGGLIRDTEIRDLQSGEHELIRYNACLKADSAAILDILKTFVLKHVIRQRQNQILEIKGQMIVDKLFEALLENPERLLKPDEYELYKTSNSKRVLSDYVSGMTDLYASRLYSSLFLPQSGSLFDQF; from the coding sequence ATGGAAGATCACTGGATACTACGCAGACGTGAGGACGAAGAAGGCCACCCGCGAAAAACGTTTAACGATCCCGACTCCGAAAACTTTGAATCGCAATTTTTGCGAGATAAAGCCCGGATTATTCATTCGTCCGCGTTTCGTCGGCTGCAGTCGAAAACGCAGGTGTTTTCTCTGGGCGACAGTGACTTCTACCGCACGCGTCTCACGCACTCCCTTGAGGTCGCGCAGATCGGCGCCAGTATTGCCTCGCACCTGCGGTTCTCCTCACCACTGGACCAGCTCTCCACGCTGATTCCCTCCAACAGTCTGATCGAAGCAGTCTGTCTGGCCCACGACCTGGGACATCCTCCCTACGGGCATGGCGGTGAATATTCGCTGAATAAGCACATGCACCAGAATGGCGGCTTCGAAGGCAACGGACAGACTCTGCGCATCGTCTGCCGCCTGGGGGAATTTTCCGATCATCATGGTCTGGACCTGACCAGGAGAACGCTGCTGGGCCTGTTAAAATATCCCGCCACGCATTCGCAGGTGGCCAATTATGAAAAACTGCAGAACCACAGCGACGATTCCCCCTCAAAACTCTCGCTCTATGGGCCCCCGAAATGCATTCACGATGATGACGCCGATCTCCTGGAATGGATCCTGCAGCCCTTCTCCGCCAGTGATAAAGCGATCCTCTCAGAGATCAAGACAAAACCGGGTGGGCATGCAAAAACGGTCCGCAAGTCTTTCGATACATCGATCATGGAGCTGGCAGACGATATTGCCTATGGCGTGCACGACCTGGAAGATGCCATCGCACTCGGACTCGTGTCGCAGAAGATCTGGAATGCTGAAGTCATGGAGCAGATTCAGTCTTTTGAAGATTCTTACCTGGCGGATGTCGTCACCCGTTATACGGAAAAACTGTTTTCCGGCTCGCATAAACAGCTCAAGCACGGCATCAGCAACATCGTCGGCGGACTGATTCGCGATACCGAAATCCGGGATCTGCAATCGGGCGAACATGAGTTGATCCGTTATAATGCCTGCCTCAAAGCCGACTCGGCTGCCATTCTTGATATCCTCAAAACATTCGTGCTCAAACATGTGATCCGTCAGCGTCAAAATCAGATTCTGGAAATCAAAGGCCAGATGATTGTCGACAAACTGTTCGAGGCCCTCCTCGAAAATCCCGAGCGATTGTTGAAGCCGGACGAGTATGAGCTTTATAAAACATCTAACTCAAAACGGGTCCTGTCTGACTATGTCTCGGGGATGACCGACCTGTACGCCAGCCGCCTCTACAGCAGCCTGTTTCTGCCCCAGTCCGGGTCATTATTTGATCAGTTCTGA
- a CDS encoding DUF2071 domain-containing protein yields MEPLAFNKDLLFRQPPRGMDVDTTLAHFAIITCLVDPEVARLQLHPRFELDLINVDGQEWALVSVVPFVDQDFRFAHIPWLKWRFGQTNYRMYATDTETGEHIAWFFGTSLASWTVSVPRFLWKLPWHRAHIEFDCVFDNTLQRYTTYRMQATNSWADAEVELTDTGEPPTELTGFDDLESGLVLLTHPRKGYFYRRDGQLGSYSIWHDRLQTTVGSVQSARFDLLTELGLAEPGEALHVHSVLMQHQTEFTIYLPPHRVKSTLG; encoded by the coding sequence ATGGAACCATTAGCATTTAATAAGGACTTGCTGTTCCGTCAGCCTCCCCGGGGGATGGACGTCGATACGACACTGGCCCACTTCGCCATCATCACCTGTCTGGTGGATCCTGAAGTCGCCCGCCTGCAGCTGCATCCCCGCTTTGAACTTGATCTCATTAACGTCGATGGCCAGGAATGGGCGCTGGTGTCTGTGGTGCCTTTCGTCGATCAGGACTTTCGCTTCGCCCACATCCCGTGGCTCAAGTGGCGGTTCGGGCAGACGAACTATCGAATGTATGCGACAGATACTGAAACCGGCGAACACATTGCCTGGTTCTTTGGAACGTCGCTTGCTTCCTGGACCGTTTCTGTGCCGCGATTTCTCTGGAAACTTCCCTGGCATCGCGCTCACATTGAATTCGATTGTGTCTTCGATAACACGTTACAACGTTACACGACCTATCGCATGCAGGCCACGAACAGCTGGGCCGACGCGGAAGTAGAACTGACCGATACAGGCGAACCGCCGACAGAACTCACTGGCTTTGACGATCTGGAATCGGGGCTGGTTCTGCTGACGCATCCACGGAAAGGCTATTTCTATCGGCGGGATGGCCAACTCGGCTCCTATTCCATCTGGCACGATCGTTTGCAGACTACCGTCGGCAGCGTGCAATCTGCCCGCTTCGACTTGCTCACCGAACTGGGTCTGGCTGAACCGGGTGAGGCACTCCATGTACACAGCGTTCTGATGCAGCACCAGACCGAATTCACGATCTATCTGCCGCCGCATCGTGTGAAATCAACGTTGGGGTGA
- a CDS encoding cold-shock protein: MPQGKIKRIVSDRGFGFIEGERGDLFFHYSEVQGVTLEELQEGQMVEYEVGQGRKGPCATGVKVVD; this comes from the coding sequence ATGCCACAAGGTAAGATTAAGAGAATTGTTTCAGATCGCGGATTCGGGTTCATTGAAGGCGAACGGGGCGACCTGTTTTTTCATTATTCTGAAGTACAGGGTGTGACACTCGAAGAACTTCAGGAAGGTCAGATGGTCGAATACGAAGTCGGTCAGGGTCGTAAAGGTCCCTGTGCGACAGGCGTGAAAGTCGTCGACTAG
- a CDS encoding purple acid phosphatase family protein: MSHHSCILFLTLSLLGFTLPAHTLTYAKEPGAQIYQPTPVPDRIMLTWKQDPAHTQSVTWRTDTSVTKCYGEIAVAEAGPDFAKTARQFKAETSQLKTDLGDCHFHAITFTDLKPDTLYAYRVGADDTWSEWMQFRTLSDQDDPITFIYFGDAQNQIKSLWSRVIRQAVLTAPEARFLLHAGDLVNRGNKDEEWGEWNYSGGWINGMLTNMAIPGNHEYDVNRVNPTAEEQKTKKRHLARRWRQRFEFPENGPNGMKETVYYLDFQGIRFIGLNSMDDREAQAKWLETVLKENPNRWTIITHHHPINSVSEGRDNPELREHWQPLYDKYQVDLVLQGHDHSYGRTGLQLQRNTKRKASHQSAGGTVYAVSVSGPKMYELKAKNEFLRRAAETQLYQVITVEPKEIRYQAFTATGTLYDAFTLRKNSRVGGPNELINQIPDTPERTGSAKKD, translated from the coding sequence ATGTCCCACCACTCCTGCATCCTGTTTCTCACACTCAGTCTGCTCGGCTTCACTTTGCCAGCTCATACTTTAACCTATGCTAAAGAACCGGGCGCACAGATTTATCAGCCAACTCCCGTTCCAGACCGAATCATGCTGACGTGGAAACAGGACCCCGCTCATACTCAATCAGTCACCTGGCGAACCGACACTTCCGTTACAAAATGTTATGGAGAAATCGCCGTCGCTGAAGCAGGGCCGGACTTTGCCAAAACAGCGCGTCAGTTCAAGGCGGAAACCAGTCAGTTGAAAACAGATCTGGGGGACTGTCATTTTCATGCCATCACATTTACCGACCTCAAACCGGACACACTCTATGCCTACCGGGTCGGTGCTGATGACACCTGGAGTGAGTGGATGCAGTTTCGTACCTTGAGTGATCAAGACGATCCGATTACCTTTATCTACTTCGGCGATGCACAGAATCAGATCAAATCGCTCTGGTCACGCGTGATCCGACAGGCGGTACTCACCGCTCCCGAGGCCCGTTTTCTGCTGCATGCGGGAGATCTGGTTAATCGAGGTAATAAAGATGAGGAATGGGGGGAATGGAATTATTCGGGAGGCTGGATTAACGGGATGCTGACTAATATGGCTATTCCGGGGAATCATGAATATGACGTCAATCGTGTGAACCCGACGGCTGAGGAACAGAAAACCAAAAAAAGACATCTGGCGCGACGCTGGCGACAACGATTTGAATTTCCGGAGAACGGTCCCAATGGAATGAAAGAGACCGTTTATTATCTCGACTTCCAGGGAATACGCTTCATCGGCCTGAACTCGATGGACGACAGAGAGGCACAGGCCAAATGGCTGGAAACCGTCCTCAAGGAAAACCCGAACCGCTGGACGATTATCACACATCACCACCCCATTAATTCCGTCAGTGAAGGGCGGGACAACCCGGAACTTCGCGAGCACTGGCAGCCGCTCTATGACAAATATCAAGTCGACCTGGTGCTGCAGGGGCACGACCACTCTTATGGTCGCACGGGATTACAACTGCAGCGTAACACCAAACGCAAGGCATCGCATCAATCAGCTGGAGGAACAGTGTATGCTGTCTCGGTGAGTGGCCCTAAAATGTATGAGCTCAAGGCAAAGAATGAATTTTTAAGACGGGCCGCTGAAACTCAGCTCTACCAGGTGATAACAGTTGAGCCGAAAGAAATTCGCTACCAGGCATTTACTGCAACAGGCACCCTGTACGATGCGTTTACACTGCGAAAGAATTCTCGCGTGGGAGGACCGAATGAGCTGATCAATCAGATTCCCGATACGCCGGAACGGACAGGCTCTGCGAAAAAAGATTGA
- a CDS encoding DUF1501 domain-containing protein has protein sequence MFPQHQPVTRRQLLATSACGFGSLALNGMLNSARANSPSVSHQNPLAPQEPMFPPRAKRIIFIFMQGGPSQVDTFDYKPLLAKKDGEELEFKDSRKIAKTGGYGKEKVMQSLWKFRQYGETGHWVSDLFPEIGKQVDDLCFVHSMHTNGVAHGPSTLFLHTGTTNLIMPSVGSWVTYGLGTENENIPGFITISPSSSNGGPRNYSNAFLPSHYQGTALGRAAQPAKEARFNNVKNQQWSLTKQRQQLNLLQSLNQSQLQSNREDDELAAVVNSFELAFRMQQHAPGLTDLSGESKATFDLYGIGQPETDDFGRQCLLARRMAEAGTRYIQVNYADNGNTPRWDQHSKIQKHEIHAKASDKPVAGLIQDMKQRGLLEDTLIWWGGEFGRNPFKQGVDGRDHNPKGFTHFLCGAGVKAGFSYGATDEFGHEAVENKVHMHDMHATLLHLLGIDHERLTYRHAGRDFRLTDVEGRVVSELFS, from the coding sequence ATGTTCCCACAACATCAACCCGTTACCCGACGTCAGTTACTGGCCACCTCCGCCTGTGGTTTTGGTTCCCTGGCGCTCAATGGAATGTTGAATTCCGCTCGCGCGAACAGTCCTTCTGTCTCCCATCAGAATCCGCTGGCTCCCCAGGAACCGATGTTTCCCCCGCGTGCCAAACGCATCATTTTTATCTTCATGCAAGGCGGTCCCAGTCAGGTTGATACCTTTGATTATAAACCGCTGCTGGCGAAAAAAGATGGGGAAGAACTGGAATTCAAGGACTCCCGCAAGATCGCCAAGACAGGCGGCTATGGCAAAGAAAAGGTAATGCAGTCCCTCTGGAAATTCCGCCAGTACGGTGAAACCGGTCACTGGGTCTCCGATCTGTTTCCGGAAATCGGCAAACAGGTAGACGATCTGTGCTTCGTGCACAGCATGCACACCAACGGCGTAGCGCATGGCCCGAGCACTCTGTTTCTGCATACCGGAACAACAAACCTGATTATGCCCTCGGTTGGTTCATGGGTCACTTACGGACTGGGAACCGAGAACGAGAACATTCCCGGTTTCATAACCATTTCTCCTTCTTCCTCGAACGGCGGTCCCCGCAATTATTCAAACGCGTTTCTGCCTTCGCATTACCAGGGGACTGCATTGGGACGGGCCGCCCAGCCGGCGAAAGAGGCCCGTTTTAATAATGTCAAAAATCAACAGTGGTCCCTTACGAAACAGCGTCAGCAGTTAAATCTGCTGCAGTCACTGAATCAGAGTCAGTTACAGTCGAACCGGGAAGATGACGAACTCGCGGCCGTCGTGAATTCATTCGAACTGGCCTTCCGAATGCAGCAGCATGCACCGGGTCTGACTGATCTGTCGGGAGAATCAAAGGCCACATTTGATTTATATGGAATCGGACAGCCAGAAACCGATGATTTTGGACGCCAGTGCCTGTTGGCCCGTCGCATGGCAGAAGCCGGAACGCGCTACATCCAGGTGAATTACGCCGACAACGGCAATACGCCCCGCTGGGACCAGCACAGTAAAATCCAGAAACACGAAATTCATGCAAAAGCAAGCGACAAACCGGTCGCTGGATTAATCCAGGATATGAAGCAGCGTGGTCTGCTGGAAGACACACTGATCTGGTGGGGCGGGGAGTTCGGTCGTAATCCCTTCAAGCAGGGCGTGGACGGGCGAGACCATAATCCCAAAGGCTTCACCCACTTCCTGTGTGGTGCGGGCGTCAAAGCTGGTTTCTCGTATGGCGCGACCGATGAATTTGGCCACGAAGCGGTCGAAAACAAAGTACACATGCATGACATGCACGCCACGCTGCTGCATCTGCTGGGCATTGACCACGAGCGATTAACGTATCGTCATGCCGGCCGGGATTTCCGGCTGACCGATGTGGAAGGCCGCGTTGTTTCAGAACTCTTTTCCTGA
- a CDS encoding DUF1553 domain-containing protein, translating to MLQTEPKTCLIRIPVLILLVSGLMSPAWSAEAAGKVSDKGIEFFESKIRPVLIKHCYECHAADSKSIRGGLLLDTRAGLLKGGDSGPALEPGKPAESMLLESLRFESFEMPPSGKLSPEIIADFETWITMGAPDPRDGESKIVKQSIDIEAGKQFWAFRPITDHPVPTVTDADWNETDIDRLIRARQEQQKLKPSATASRTTLVRRLYYDLTGLPPTPAQIDRYLKDPSPAATEKLVDELLASPHFGERWGRYWLDIARYSQSTGGGRSLLYDSAWRYRNYVIDSFNADKPYDQFITEQIAGDLLKAKDYQQQREHLVATAFLLLGPTNYEQQDKEQLRMDVIDEQIQTVGRAFLSMTLGCARCHDHKFDPIPASDYYALAGIFRSTKMLTPGNVSGWTKRPLPLPTPEKMKYDAYHQTLASLDSQIKSKQGELKLLRENLNTITLDDSSATLIGDWKESTFYKDYIGKGYIHDQHTAKGKKLVKFSPRKLKSGRYDVQLAYNSAESRASRVPITIKTPKGEQTVYLNQRLQPTDGAFASVGEFEFSGTKADEIIVSNEGTDGYVIVDAIRFISAPVIAADKNQQQAAVSEYKQTLLKIKETKHQLTALKKEMEQHKKAAPPAVPEIMAVDEQDEPGDFHVLIRGDVHHPGKQVPRGFITVAQTSKAPTIPADASGRRELARWITDPQNPLTARVYVNRIWHHLFGSGLVRTVDNFGFRGEKPSHPELLDHLALKLIENGWSTKAMIREIVLSKTYQLSSRSTAEQRELDPDNRLLSHQNHRRLDAEAIRDTILFMSGTLDLSQHDQTIRPDTKSEYGYQFHNQFRSVYVPVFRNRLHELLAIFDFPDPNLSVGRRNTSTLSTQALYLMNNPFVIEQAQHTAERLLEKYPDDESARIDALFRMSLGRLPSTAEKNNTASFLNQTNPQDSTTELERWTACCQTIIACIDFRYIK from the coding sequence ATGTTGCAGACTGAACCAAAAACCTGCCTGATACGAATACCAGTTTTGATACTACTGGTGTCAGGTCTGATGTCACCTGCCTGGAGCGCGGAAGCTGCAGGAAAAGTGAGTGACAAGGGAATTGAGTTTTTCGAATCGAAGATCCGCCCGGTCCTGATCAAACACTGTTATGAATGCCACGCTGCTGATTCCAAATCGATTCGTGGTGGTCTTTTGCTCGACACACGAGCCGGCCTCTTAAAAGGTGGCGATTCCGGACCTGCTCTGGAACCAGGCAAACCGGCAGAAAGTATGCTGCTGGAATCATTGCGGTTTGAAAGTTTTGAGATGCCGCCTTCCGGAAAACTGTCTCCAGAAATCATCGCCGACTTTGAAACCTGGATCACAATGGGTGCCCCGGATCCCCGGGATGGCGAAAGTAAAATCGTCAAACAAAGCATCGACATCGAAGCTGGAAAACAGTTCTGGGCATTTCGCCCTATCACTGACCATCCTGTTCCCACGGTCACCGATGCGGACTGGAATGAAACCGACATTGATCGATTGATTCGGGCACGTCAGGAACAGCAGAAACTCAAGCCCTCTGCGACCGCTTCGCGCACCACGCTGGTTCGTCGATTGTATTACGATCTGACCGGTCTGCCTCCGACTCCCGCTCAAATAGATCGCTATCTGAAAGATCCGAGTCCTGCCGCAACGGAAAAGCTGGTAGACGAACTGCTGGCATCACCGCATTTCGGCGAACGCTGGGGACGTTACTGGCTGGATATCGCCCGCTATTCTCAATCCACGGGGGGCGGTCGATCACTGCTGTATGATTCTGCCTGGCGGTATCGAAACTACGTCATCGATTCGTTCAACGCAGACAAACCTTACGATCAGTTCATCACCGAGCAGATTGCCGGAGACCTGCTAAAAGCGAAAGACTATCAACAGCAGCGCGAACATCTGGTGGCGACCGCCTTCCTGCTGCTGGGCCCGACCAACTATGAACAGCAGGATAAAGAACAACTGCGGATGGATGTAATCGACGAACAGATCCAGACTGTTGGCCGGGCCTTCCTGTCGATGACACTCGGTTGTGCCCGTTGCCACGATCACAAATTCGATCCCATTCCTGCTTCCGACTATTACGCGCTGGCAGGCATTTTTCGCAGCACAAAAATGTTGACCCCCGGAAATGTGTCTGGCTGGACCAAACGCCCATTACCACTGCCGACTCCAGAGAAAATGAAGTACGATGCCTATCATCAAACCCTGGCCAGCCTGGATTCACAGATTAAATCAAAGCAGGGTGAACTCAAGCTGCTGCGCGAGAATCTGAATACGATTACGCTGGATGATTCCTCCGCGACGCTGATTGGCGACTGGAAAGAATCCACGTTTTACAAAGACTATATCGGCAAAGGCTATATTCACGACCAGCATACTGCCAAAGGAAAGAAGCTGGTGAAATTTTCGCCCCGCAAGCTCAAGTCCGGTCGCTACGATGTCCAGTTGGCTTACAATTCGGCTGAATCACGGGCTTCCCGCGTGCCGATTACGATTAAAACCCCCAAAGGGGAGCAGACCGTTTATCTGAACCAGCGACTCCAGCCCACGGATGGTGCTTTCGCTTCTGTCGGCGAGTTTGAGTTTTCGGGAACGAAGGCCGATGAAATCATAGTTTCCAACGAAGGAACCGACGGCTATGTGATTGTCGATGCCATCCGCTTTATTTCCGCTCCTGTCATTGCTGCTGACAAGAATCAACAGCAGGCAGCTGTCTCGGAATATAAACAGACGCTGCTGAAAATCAAAGAAACGAAACATCAGCTTACTGCTCTCAAAAAAGAAATGGAACAGCATAAGAAGGCGGCTCCTCCCGCAGTTCCCGAAATCATGGCAGTCGATGAGCAGGACGAGCCGGGAGATTTTCATGTGTTGATTCGCGGTGACGTCCATCACCCGGGCAAACAAGTCCCCCGTGGGTTTATCACGGTCGCGCAGACATCCAAAGCCCCCACGATTCCCGCTGATGCCAGTGGCCGCAGAGAGCTGGCCCGCTGGATCACCGATCCTCAAAATCCACTGACGGCCCGCGTGTATGTCAATCGGATCTGGCATCACCTGTTCGGTTCCGGCCTGGTACGCACGGTCGATAACTTTGGTTTTCGTGGCGAGAAACCTTCTCATCCCGAACTGCTGGATCACCTGGCTTTGAAACTGATCGAAAACGGCTGGTCGACCAAAGCCATGATTCGCGAAATAGTCCTTTCGAAAACGTATCAGCTTTCCAGCAGATCCACAGCGGAACAACGGGAATTGGACCCGGATAACCGGTTGCTATCCCACCAGAACCATCGCCGCCTGGATGCGGAAGCGATCCGGGATACGATTCTGTTCATGAGCGGAACACTGGATCTGTCACAACACGACCAGACCATCCGCCCGGATACCAAATCGGAATACGGTTACCAGTTCCATAATCAGTTTCGCAGCGTCTATGTCCCGGTCTTTCGAAACCGCCTGCATGAGCTGCTGGCGATCTTTGATTTCCCCGATCCTAATCTGTCGGTGGGACGACGAAACACCAGCACACTGTCCACGCAGGCGCTGTACCTGATGAACAACCCGTTTGTGATCGAACAGGCCCAGCACACGGCTGAACGGTTGCTGGAAAAATATCCCGATGATGAATCGGCCCGCATTGATGCCTTGTTTCGCATGTCACTGGGGCGACTTCCCAGCACGGCGGAAAAAAACAATACCGCTTCCTTCCTGAATCAAACCAATCCACAGGATTCGACAACAGAACTGGAACGCTGGACCGCCTGTTGTCAGACGATTATTGCCTGTATCGATTTTCGCTATATAAAATAA
- a CDS encoding DUF1501 domain-containing protein, with product MALSMTCDGVKRRDFLKIGTLGFTGLTLSSYLRMVDAGQAKPEKAKSAIFIELSGGPSHMDTFDLKPESSSEYRGEFKPIKTNVNGIEISEHLPKLAACMDKFALLRGVSHSVAAHALGRAYVNTGSRPLPSLEYPGYGAVYTKEYPGPANLPPYVSIPNSTQKPGFLGVKYAPLNTGATPRPGQPFNVRGISLRSGLTIENIERRESLLREIDQKFSSLEKNSQLIEGLDRFGQQAQSIITSKRARDAFDVSKESPNFVKPFGESSFGQSCLLASRLVESGVRFVTVSMGGWDTHNKNWDALENRQLPPFDEGLSALFNGLAEKGLLESTAVYVTGEFGRTPKINPQRGGRDHYPRCMFMLMAGGQVKGGQVLGKSTANGTEPAGDGFSPDDVAASFYHNLGIDFTKEYHTNTGRPITIVRDGAVINKLFS from the coding sequence ATGGCTTTATCAATGACCTGCGATGGAGTGAAACGACGCGATTTTTTGAAAATCGGAACACTCGGCTTCACTGGCTTGACCCTCTCTTCCTATCTGCGAATGGTGGATGCTGGACAGGCAAAACCGGAAAAAGCGAAGTCGGCAATCTTCATCGAACTTTCCGGCGGTCCTTCGCACATGGATACGTTCGACCTCAAACCGGAATCGTCCAGTGAATACCGTGGGGAATTCAAACCCATTAAAACCAATGTCAATGGAATCGAAATCTCCGAGCATCTGCCAAAGCTGGCTGCCTGTATGGATAAGTTCGCTCTGCTCCGTGGCGTCTCACACTCGGTTGCCGCTCACGCGTTGGGTCGCGCTTATGTGAACACAGGCAGCCGACCTTTACCATCACTGGAATATCCTGGCTATGGTGCCGTCTATACCAAAGAATATCCCGGTCCGGCAAACCTGCCTCCGTATGTTTCGATTCCCAATTCGACACAAAAACCGGGTTTCCTGGGGGTCAAATACGCTCCATTAAACACCGGCGCGACTCCTCGTCCTGGCCAGCCGTTTAACGTACGCGGTATTTCACTGCGTTCCGGCCTAACGATTGAAAATATCGAACGTCGCGAATCACTGCTGCGGGAGATCGATCAGAAATTCAGCAGTCTGGAAAAGAATTCACAGCTGATTGAAGGGCTGGATCGATTCGGCCAGCAGGCTCAATCGATTATCACTTCAAAACGCGCCCGTGATGCGTTTGATGTTTCCAAAGAATCACCGAACTTTGTCAAACCGTTTGGCGAATCCAGTTTCGGCCAGAGCTGTCTTCTGGCTTCGCGCCTGGTGGAATCGGGCGTACGTTTCGTAACGGTCTCCATGGGAGGCTGGGACACGCACAACAAAAACTGGGATGCCCTGGAAAACCGTCAGCTGCCTCCGTTCGATGAAGGGTTGTCTGCTCTGTTCAACGGGTTAGCTGAAAAAGGCTTACTGGAGTCGACCGCCGTCTATGTGACCGGCGAGTTCGGACGAACTCCCAAAATCAATCCCCAGCGTGGCGGACGTGATCACTATCCACGCTGTATGTTCATGCTGATGGCCGGTGGTCAGGTCAAAGGGGGACAGGTACTCGGCAAGAGTACCGCTAACGGAACGGAACCGGCGGGTGATGGATTCTCTCCCGATGACGTCGCCGCTTCTTTCTACCACAACCTGGGTATCGATTTTACCAAAGAATATCACACCAACACCGGACGACCGATTACCATCGTGCGTGACGGTGCTGTCATTAACAAGCTGTTTTCTTAA